In the Carboxydothermus hydrogenoformans Z-2901 genome, TTTTCAATGGCTTCAACAGTTTCAGGTTCTGCTGGCCTCAGTCCAGCCGGGATTTTTCGCAGGTCAGTAAATTCTATTTTTATTTCCTGGGGCCCCTCCTTTCCAGGGAAGTAGAGAAAATTTACCTCCTCCACATCGTGGTCTTCACTGCCAATCCAAAAGAGGGGCACAACTTCGTGATTTAGCAATTCGCTTAGTCGTTTTGCTTCAATAATTGCATGAACTGCTTTATATATGGTATACAAGGGTCCCGTTAAAAAGCCCGGCTGCTGCCCGGTTAAGACGATAAATGCTCCCTTTTTGATTTTGTCGAGATTTTCCACAACCTTTTGGTCAAGTGCAAAATCTTTCAGGTAAAAGCTTAATAAATTATAGAGAGCTTCCGGATTACTCTTATCTTTTAAATAATCTGCCCTATCATAAAAGCTTCGGGTATTCCAGGGGTTGTAATGGTAAAACTTGGCTACTCTGTCGTACCCGGTTAAATAATACCTGACCAGATTTTTTTCGTAACCTAAATTTATTTCCTCGTACCGCATTGCCTGCTCCTCTGTTTTTCTTTTATCTTACCATAGTTTTCTTTAAAAGTTAATTGTCGCCCTCCGGCCAGCCACATACTCCAAAAAGTTACTTAAGATTGGCGCCATTTTGGAAAACTCAATTAAAAAAGCATCGTGGCCGTGAGGAGAGGAAAGTTCCCAGTAATAAGCCTCTTTTTTGGCTTCCTTCAATGCTTCTACAATTTCCTTTTGCTGATAGGTTGGGTAAAGAAAATCGGTGTCAATGCCAATAGCTAACAGGGGCGTTTTCAGTTCCTTTAAAATTTCCCGGTAGCGACCCCTTCCGCGGCTTATGTCATGCAAATCCATAGCCTTTAAGAGATACAAATAAGTATTGGCATCAAACCGCTTTACTAATTTATCCCCTTGATAGTAAAGGTAATTTTCAATTTCAAAGCGGGAAGTATGACTGAAAAGCTCCTGGTCCGTTTCATAAGTGTGGGTTCGCCCAAAACGGTACTGCCAGGAAATATCGCTTTTGTAGGTAATGATGCCAATCATCCTAGCCAAAGCCAATCCTCTTTTTGGGCCCTCAAACCCGTAATAATTTCCACCACGCCACTCGGGGTCGGTCATGATGGCTTCCCGGCCAACCGCATTAAATGCTATACCAAAGGGGGAAAGCCTGGCGCTGGTAGCAATGGCCACCACGCTTTTTAACATCTCGGGATACATGTAAGCCCACTCTAAGGCCTGCATGCCCCCCATG is a window encoding:
- the metX gene encoding homoserine O-acetyltransferase MetX; translation: MNGSVGIVETKKVTFPEITLECGEKIAPVTVAYETYGELNERGDNAILILHALTGDAHVAGKHRPEDKVAGWWDPMVGPGRPFDTNKYFIVCSNVLGGCYGTTGPSSINPATGRPWGMSFPIITIRDMVNLQYKLVRHLGITKILAAVGGSMGGMQALEWAYMYPEMLKSVVAIATSARLSPFGIAFNAVGREAIMTDPEWRGGNYYGFEGPKRGLALARMIGIITYKSDISWQYRFGRTHTYETDQELFSHTSRFEIENYLYYQGDKLVKRFDANTYLYLLKAMDLHDISRGRGRYREILKELKTPLLAIGIDTDFLYPTYQQKEIVEALKEAKKEAYYWELSSPHGHDAFLIEFSKMAPILSNFLEYVAGRRATINF